The following proteins are encoded in a genomic region of Triticum dicoccoides isolate Atlit2015 ecotype Zavitan chromosome 1B, WEW_v2.0, whole genome shotgun sequence:
- the LOC119348656 gene encoding protein G1-like7, with protein sequence MDSPGTAGPPSSSAGDAQQPVALAVAPPQPQPHPPPPQQQLSRYESQKRRDWNTFLQYLRNHRPPLTLARCSGAHVIEFLKYLDQFGKTKVHASGCAHYGQPSPPAPCPCPLRQAWGSLDALIGRLRAAYEESGHAPESNPFAARAVRIYLREVRDGQAKARGIPYEKKKRKRTPALPAGGAGEGTNSSSAAAAVPGRGEGGEQSGSGTTAASPLPSPTGAQAEGSSVTAAPTSTSRV encoded by the coding sequence ATGGACTCCCCGGGCACCGCCGGCCCTCCGTCCTCCTCCGCGGGCGACGCGCAGCAGCCGGTGGCGCTGGCGGTGGCGCCCCCGCAGCCGCAGCCGCACCCCCCGCCGCCGCAGCAGCAGCTGAGCAGGTACGAGTCGCAGAAGCGGCGGGACTGGAACACGTTCCTGCAGTACCTGCGCAACCACCGCCCCCCGCTGACGTTGGCGCGCTGCAGCGGCGCTCACGTCATCGAGTTCCTCAAGTACCTCGACCAGTTCGGCAAGACCAAGGTGCACGCGTCCGGCTGCGCGCACTACGGCCAGCCCAGCCCGCCCGCGCCCTGCCCCTGCCCGCTCCGCCAGGCCTGGGGCTCCCTCGACGCTCTCATCGGCCGCCTCCGCGCCGCCTACGAGGAGAGCGGCCACGCGCCCGAGTCCAACCCCTTCGCCGCGCGTGCCGTGCGGATCTACCTCCGCGAGGTCCGCGACGGCCAGGCCAAGGCCAGGGGCATACCCTACGAGAAGAAGAAGCGCAAGCGCACGCCGGCGCTCCCTGCCGGCGGTGCCGGGGAGGGAACGAACTCGTCGTCGGCCGCCGCGGCTGTCCCTGGACGCGGTGAAGGTGGAGAGCAAAGTGGCAGCGGCACCACGGCGGCTTCGCCACTGCCGTCACCCACCGGCGCCCAGGCGGAAGGGAGTAGCGTCACCGCTGCACCAACAAGCACCTCCCGAGTATAG